Genomic segment of Ktedonobacterales bacterium:
CGCCGCATGCTTTCCGAAGAACGCCACGCCGTTGATCTGGCCCATGACGGGCGCACTGGCCTCAATCTTGCTTTGAGCGACACCTACGATGTGGTCATTCTTGATCTGATGCTGCCAGACCTTGATGGATTGGAAATCTGCCGTCAGATGCGTAATCATGCGGTGGAGTCAGCGGTCTTGATGCTGACGGCGCGCGGCGCGGTTGAAGATCGAGTTAATGGCCTGAATGTTGGGGCCGATGACTATCTGGTCAAACCCTTTGCGATGGCCGAACTGCTGGCCCGCGTCAACGCGCTGCTGCGACGGCGTGGCCGCGCGCTCAATAGCGGCTCGCAACTGCGCGTCGGTGATCTGACCCTGGACTTGATGCGCCATGAGGCGCGCCGCGCCGGACGAATGATCGAACTGACGGCGAAAGAGTTCGCGCTCTTAGAATATCTCATGCGGCACCCAGGGCAGGTGCTTTCGCGGACGCAGATCATCGATCATGTCTGGCGCTATGACCTGGAGTCGCTCTCCAACGTTGTCGATCTCTACATTCACTATCTGCGCGATAAGGTTGATCAGGGCTTCGCGCGCCCACTGATTAAAACCGTTCGCGGTGTCGGATATAAGATTGAGGGCGCGGAAAAGGCTATCGAGGCGACACGATGAGGCGCGGCAGCGATGTTCTTCGGTCACTCTTGTCCAGAGATCGCCGTCTGGCTCAAGAGCCGGGCGGGATGATATTTGCTCGCCTCAGACGGCATCTCACGCTCTGGTACAGCGGTGTGCTGGCCGGGATGCTCTTGCTCTTTGGTATCGTCCTCTACCTCAGTGTGCATCAACTTCTCTTTGGCCCTGTGCAGGCTGATCTCAAGAATACGGCTGATTCGATTACATCTCACTGGCAGAGGCATCCCGGCCAGCCCTACCCGCCGGACAGCGAATTGGTGTCTACCTCTTCTGGCGTACTCTTTTCCGCTGTCTTCAGAGGCCAGGTATTCCCGGTAGATTGCTTCGATCCGAATGGCGTCTATCTGCCTCTGACCTATCCATCAGGCAATCCCGTCAACGGCCCTAAAGGCTCATCCAACCCCTTCGTGAAAGATTCTCTGGTGAGCCAGGCCATACAGAATGGCTCGGCAACTGAAACCATCAACTACGGGGGCGATATAGGGGACGTTTATGTCTATGCCCAGGTGGTCCCGGACCCAGGAGGGGACGGTATCCTGGGTGTGGTTCAGGTGGCTGAGTTGGTGAACACGCAGGAAGCGGTGCTGAATCAGACGCTCATCCTGCTGCTCATCCTGGGCGCAGCAACGCTGTTTGCCGCAGCAGTAGGTGGCCTGCTGCTGGCTGATCGCGCGCTTGCTCCTACGCGGCTGGCGTTTGCGCGCCAGCAAGCCTTTATTGCTGATGCTTCGCATGAACTGCGCACCCCTCTGACGTTGATGCGCGCCGATGCCGAGGTGTTGCTTTCCGGGCGTGGCCGCCTGGACCCGGACGACGTGGCGCTGCTCGAAGATATTGTCATTGAGTCGGGGCATATGACGACACTGGCAAATAGTATGCTGACGCTGGCCCGCCTGGATGCGGGGGAGTTTCACCTGGAGCGCGAGGTGGTTGATCTGGCGAGCGTCGCCACAAGAGTGGCGCATCGGGTACACGCATTTGCGCGGGAGAAGCAGGTTACAGTGCAGGTGGAGCAGACACGGGCGCGCGAGCCGCAGGCGAATCAGGCGCTGGTGATTGGGGATAAAAGTCTGCTGGAGCAAGCGACGATGATCCTCGTTGATAACGCGATTAAGTATAACCGCTCGGGCGGGAGCGTGACCTTGCACGCCTTTACCAGCCAGGGGCAAGCTTGTCTGGAGGTCAGCGATACGGGCATCGGGATTGCTGCTGAGCATCTGGCGCATCTTGGGGAACGCTTTTATCGCGTTGATAAGGCACGCTCGCGCGAAGCAGGGGGCGCGGGCCTGGGCCTCTCTATTGCGCGGGGCATTGCTGCCTCTCATGGTGGCGCACTCACGCTCTCCAGCACTGCTGGACAGGGCGCTGTTGCCAGAATCACGCTTCCTGCTGCTGAGACGGTCAGGCGCTAGCTTGTGCAGAGATGTGAAGTTTCACATCTGTCTCAAAGAGTTTTCACATGCTCCCCAGGTATCGTTATGAACGAGAGATGAGGTTCATCTCCCAGCTTTTCGTTTCTTTATCTGAGGAGGAGAATACCTTGGAGTCTCAAGAGAGGCACAATAGCATAGCACAGCCTGCCAACAACGCGCCCGGCGCAGCCGATACCCTTCCAATCGCCCCGCTGCAACCTGTTTACCCCCCGCCAGCGGGCGCTTCCCAGCCAGGCGCTTTTTCTCAGGTCGGCATGGGCGTGGGAAATCGCCCGCCATCACGCCGCCGTTATTGGAAGTGGTACGCGCTGGGTGTTCTGCTGCTGGCGCTGATGATCGGGAGCTTTGGCGTTGGACACGCGCTGACCTCGCGTCCG
This window contains:
- a CDS encoding response regulator transcription factor — encoded protein: MHILVVEDERRLAALLRRMLSEERHAVDLAHDGRTGLNLALSDTYDVVILDLMLPDLDGLEICRQMRNHAVESAVLMLTARGAVEDRVNGLNVGADDYLVKPFAMAELLARVNALLRRRGRALNSGSQLRVGDLTLDLMRHEARRAGRMIELTAKEFALLEYLMRHPGQVLSRTQIIDHVWRYDLESLSNVVDLYIHYLRDKVDQGFARPLIKTVRGVGYKIEGAEKAIEATR
- a CDS encoding ATP-binding protein, with the translated sequence MIFARLRRHLTLWYSGVLAGMLLLFGIVLYLSVHQLLFGPVQADLKNTADSITSHWQRHPGQPYPPDSELVSTSSGVLFSAVFRGQVFPVDCFDPNGVYLPLTYPSGNPVNGPKGSSNPFVKDSLVSQAIQNGSATETINYGGDIGDVYVYAQVVPDPGGDGILGVVQVAELVNTQEAVLNQTLILLLILGAATLFAAAVGGLLLADRALAPTRLAFARQQAFIADASHELRTPLTLMRADAEVLLSGRGRLDPDDVALLEDIVIESGHMTTLANSMLTLARLDAGEFHLEREVVDLASVATRVAHRVHAFAREKQVTVQVEQTRAREPQANQALVIGDKSLLEQATMILVDNAIKYNRSGGSVTLHAFTSQGQACLEVSDTGIGIAAEHLAHLGERFYRVDKARSREAGGAGLGLSIARGIAASHGGALTLSSTAGQGAVARITLPAAETVRR